The following is a genomic window from Pseudomonas lurida.
GGCAGTGTCACCGTGGTGCCCCAGGCCAACCCATTCGGCATCGGCCAGTTCCGCCAAGGCCGATTGCTCGGGCGCTTCCATGAGGCCACCGGGCAGAACTTCAACCGCGCCTTCGACCACTCCCTGGCCATGGAACGTCCGGCAAGCAACCTGGCGCACTGGCAGAGATGCCTGGTGCAATTGGCCGCCGAGGCCGAACTGGTGCTGGACCTGCACACCGATGACGAGGCGTTGCCGTACCTCTATATCCACCGTCGCTTCTGGCCCGACCAAGGCCTGGCGCTGGCGGCGGCCTTGCAGGTGGACCTGGTGATTGTCTGGGATGAGGGCGGCGATGGCTCTTTTGAAGAAACCATCATCAACCACGCATCGCCGCAATTGGCCGCCACCATCGAGCTGCGCGGGCAGGCCGACGTCAGCGACGCCCTGGCGCAGCAGGACGCCGATGGCCTGTGGGCCTGGTTGTGCGTCAATGGTGTGATCGACGAGGTGGCGAGCATCGCCCCATGGCCAGGCGACGTGGTCGACATGGGCTGCATGGAAACCATACTCGCGCCGTGCGCAGGAGTGCTGGTGTTCGAAAAGGAGTTGGGTGATTACGTCGAGGCAGGCCAGCGTTTTGCGCGCATCATCGGCCGACCCGGCGACCCGATCTCGGAAGTGACCCTGCACGCCGCCCAGACGGGGCGCATGATCACCCGGCACCGCGAACGCCTGGTTGCCCAAGGCTCGGTGGTCGCCAAGTTCACCGGTACACGCTTATCCGACAGCTACAGCGGCGGTGTGCTCGACCCTTAGCGGCGCCTGCAGCTGCAACCATTCACGCGGGCTGGTGCCGGTCTTGCGCCTGAATGCACGGGCCAGCGCCGAAGGGCTTTCGTAA
Proteins encoded in this region:
- a CDS encoding M14 family metallopeptidase, with protein sequence MAKDLSWQETGDAGHALHIGAWRFDGDGSGPKVHLQAGVHADEIAGMLVLHQLLPRLQACQDQGRLKGSVTVVPQANPFGIGQFRQGRLLGRFHEATGQNFNRAFDHSLAMERPASNLAHWQRCLVQLAAEAELVLDLHTDDEALPYLYIHRRFWPDQGLALAAALQVDLVIVWDEGGDGSFEETIINHASPQLAATIELRGQADVSDALAQQDADGLWAWLCVNGVIDEVASIAPWPGDVVDMGCMETILAPCAGVLVFEKELGDYVEAGQRFARIIGRPGDPISEVTLHAAQTGRMITRHRERLVAQGSVVAKFTGTRLSDSYSGGVLDP